From the genome of bacterium, one region includes:
- a CDS encoding histidine kinase gives MTVRRLLFVALGLLLAAHQARAEDPAHRQVLLLHSYHAGYSWTDDLQRGILGVLREAPELDVRIEYMDWKHFPTAETLLRFEETLRFKYAGRRVDLVLATDNAAAEFALATRDALFPRAAVVVCGVNDMPPGVFAGKPWATGIGE, from the coding sequence ATGACGGTCCGGAGGTTGTTGTTCGTCGCCCTCGGACTGCTTCTCGCCGCGCATCAGGCGCGGGCCGAGGATCCCGCGCACCGTCAGGTGCTGCTCCTCCACTCCTACCACGCCGGCTACTCCTGGACGGACGACCTCCAGCGGGGAATCCTCGGCGTCCTCCGCGAGGCGCCCGAACTCGACGTCCGGATCGAGTACATGGACTGGAAGCACTTCCCGACGGCGGAGACGCTGCTCCGCTTCGAGGAGACGCTCCGCTTCAAGTACGCCGGGCGGCGCGTCGATCTCGTGCTCGCCACCGACAACGCGGCGGCGGAGTTCGCGCTCGCGACCCGCGACGCCCTCTTCCCGCGCGCCGCGGTCGTCGTCTGCGGCGTCAACGACATGCCGCCCGGGGTCTTCGCCGGCAAGCCGTGGGCCACCGGCATCGGCGAA